In one window of Vanrija pseudolonga chromosome 5, complete sequence DNA:
- the CPS1_2 gene encoding Carboxypeptidase S, translated as MGAAPETLPTTTAPPKARSNRWARLGALVLALGAAPFLLSGGPDFGLLSAAPKPTLTRTQIDAALKAAACEQADAILPQAFNASAVINGEKDQIVAWLSDAVKIPTEMFDVMGPVGEDPRWDVFYQWSDYLEKAFPLVHQHLTRTRVQEHALIFEWPGSDASLKPLLLMGHSDVVPVLPATRGLWTHDPFGGEFDGEKIWGRGSTDDKSGTIGALASVELLLKSGQFKPTRTLILAFGSDEETGGKVGAKNLAKWILEKYGPDSMAMIVDEGSGISPLYGGWFGLPAVGEKGYLDVEVKVETLGGHSSVPPAHTGIGLISLLLAEIERNPHKPVLKAESPLVSLVSCAANAPSAPSDLRKLIDKLNKSIEKGHPDKDILKRLRDWWVSGSAEQGVLPPGVGKALVSTTQAVDIINGGVKVNALPEVVTAFVNHRIDISSSVEALQKRLIHTLGPVAAQYGLDFEAFGEGVDTSVFADEQGCHGFKGHKGKKPAPHAGKLTIGEAFNSSLEPAPLSPFTVESSAWRLLAGTSRGVFATRPESYRSDEEAAQELQFAPFLSTGNTDTKHYWGLTGNIYRFAYMFIGGNGLNNIHTVDEWNDANGFVEQVRWFANFIVNVDESREI; from the exons ATGGGTGCCGCTCCAGAGACTCTGCCGACGACCACTGCGCCGCCAAAGGCGCGCTCGAACCGCTgggcgcggctcggcgcactcgtgctcgcgctcggcgctgcccCGTTCCTGCTGTCTGGCGGGCCCGACTTTGGCCTGCTCTCGGCGGCCCCCAAGCCGACCCTCACGCGCACGCAgatcgacgccgcgctcaaggccgcggcATGCGAGCAGGCGGACGCCATCCTCCCGCAAGCGTTCAACGCGTCGGCCGTCATCAACGGCGAGAAGGACCAGATCGTTGCTTGGCTCTCGGACGCCGTCAAGATCCCCACTGAGATGTTCGACGTCATGGGCCCTGTGGGCGAGGACCCGCGCTGGGACGTGTTCTACCAGTGGTCCGACT ACCTCGAGAAGGCGTTCCCGCTCGTGCACCAGCACCTCACCCGCACGCGGGTGCAGGAGCACGCGCTCATCTTCGAGTGGCCGGGCTCGGACGCGTCCCTCaagccgctgctgctgatgggCCACTCGGACGTTGTCCCAGTGCTTCCGGCTACGCGCGGGCTGTGGACGCACGACCCGTTCGGCGGCGAGTTTGACGGCGAGAAGATCTGGGGGCGCGGCTCGACCGACGACAAGTCGGGCACGATTGGCGCGCTGGCCTCGGTCGAGCTGTTGCTGAAATCCGGCCAGTTCAAGCCCACGCGTACCCTCATCCTCGCgttcggcagcgacgaggagactggcggcaaggtcggcgccAAGAACCTCGCCAAGTGGATCCTCGAGAAGTACGGCCCCGACTCGATGGCCATgatcgtcgacgagggctcGGGTATCTCGCCCCTGTACGGCGGCTGGTTCGGCCtgcccgccgtcggcgagaaGGGATACCTCGatgtcgaggtcaaggtcgagacGCTTGGCGGTCACTCGTCGGTCCCGC CCGCACACACCGGCATCGGCCTCATCTCgctcctgctcgccgagatcgagcGTAACCCGCACAAGCCGgtcctcaaggccgagtcGCCGCTCGTGTCCCTCGTGTCGTGCGCTGCCAACGCTCCCTCTGCGCCCTCGGACCTCCGCAAGCTCAtcgacaagctcaacaaGTCGATTGAGAAGGGCCACCCCGACAAGGACATCCTCAAGCGTCTCCGCGACTGGTGGGTCTCCGGCTCGGCCGAGCAGGGTGTGCTCCCCCCTGGCGTCGGCAAGGCGCTCGTGTCGACCACGCAGGCGGTGGACATTATCAACGGCGGTGTCAAGGTCAACGCGCTG CCCGAGGTCGTGACTGCGTTCGTCAACCACCGCATCgacatctcgtcgtcggtcgaggcgctccagAAGCGCCTGATCCACACGCTtggccccgtcgccgcgcagtACGGCCTCGACTTTGAGGCGttcggcgagggcgtcgacacgagcgtgtttgccgacgagcagggCTGCCACGGCTTCAAGGGCcacaagggcaagaagcccgcgccgcacgccggcAAGCTGACCATTGGCGAGGCGTTCAACTCGTCGCTCGAGCCCGCCCCCCTCTCGCCCTTCACTGTcgagtcgtcggcctggcgcctcctcgccggcacgtcgcgcggcgtgtTCGCCACCCGCCCCGAGTCGTACCGctccgacgaggaggccgcccAGGAGCTCCAGTTCGCGCCCTTCCTCTCCACCGGCAACACCGACACCAAGCACTACTGGGGCCTGACGGGCAACATCTACCGCTTCGCCTACATGTTCATTGGTGGTAACGGCCTCAACAACATCCACACCGTCGACGAGTGGAACGACGCCAACGGGTTCGTCGAGCAGGTGCGCTGGTTTGCCAACTTTATCGTCAACGTCGACGAGAGTCGCGAGATTTGA
- the spc19 gene encoding DASH complex subunit spc19: MAARRSQAASLASRQSYAPAGFRARDSLYPVPQGDFLKSLEDCVGATEACVGSISNAIDALAPGVEDLPRLSAIYRNMHYYVVVPEPKLDQHKASYAASLSPQIDQLIERAEQLVAAEGAGVGRLEERLAMLETARLPAFPAAPARPSAFADLDDKNEGDTRCRLDGVDTKGASMAQARKIGLLKKKREKLELEMARLQEQGA; this comes from the exons atggccgcaCGGAGATCACAAGcagcctcgctcgcctcgcgccagtCGTACGCGCCCGCAGGTTTCCGCGCCCGCGACTCGCTCTACCCCGTCCCGCAGGGCGACTTTCTCAAAAGCCTCGAAGACTGCGTCGGTGCGACTGAGGCTTGTGTCGGCAGC ATATCCAATGCCatcgacgccctcgcgcctGGAGTGGAGGACCTGCCACGCCTGTCGGCCATCTACCGCAACATGCAC TACTACGTCGTCGTACCCGAGCCCAAACTCGACCAGCACAAGGCATCATACGCCGCCTCGCTTTCACCACAAATCGACCAGCTCAtcgagcgtgccgagcagctcgtcgcggcggaaGGTGCCGGCGTAGGCAGGCTAGAGGAGCGGCTGGCGAtgctcgagacggcgcgccTCCCTGCCTTCCCCGCTGCCCCGGCCCGGCCGAGCGCGtttgccgacctcgacgacaagaacGAAGGGGATACTCGCTGCCGCCTGGACGGCGTGGACACCAAGGGCGCGTCCATGGCCCAGGCGCGCAAGATTGGCCTGttgaagaagaagcgcgagaagctcgagctTGAGATGGCGCGGTTGCAGGAGCAGGGAGCGTGA